In Chryseobacterium sp. C-71, the genomic window AAAATCACTCAAATATTTTTCGATAAGAGGTAACGGATTGTCGGGGCTTGCATCATTGCCAATATACAGCACAAAATCTCTGTTGCTTTGTGCGGCAACAGATTGTAGTGTTTCTTCAAAGAAATCTATTTTGTAGTAGGGGATGACAATGGCGAGACGATTCATTATTGTGAAATAGTAAATTTAAGAAGTGGTAAATATTTTCTGCGGCCTATTTTAAAAAATGGAAAAAACTTTAAAACTTTAATGACCGTTAAAAAATTTTTAGGATAGGATTTGAAATAATCACGAACGAATCTTTCGTACATCTGATATTCGAGATCTCTATTTATTTTAACATTAAAACTACTGCCAAGCTTCTTTCTAATGTAAATGTTGCTTTCTAGCCATTTTTGGTCAGGGTTTCCTTTAGAATAATGTTCTAAAAGAATTTCTGATGTCACATAGTTTTGATATTGTGTTGAGACACGAAGGCTTATTTCTGTGTCGTAGCCATGGTATCCTTTAAGATTTTCATCAAATTTGAATTTATTGAATATTGATTTCCTCATACCTAAAAAAACACCATCTACAGGAATTACTTTTTCTTTTGAAGCATCAAAAGTTTTTTCTAACGTTTTGGTTCCGTCTTTTTTATGTTGAAGAATATTGATTCTTGCATTTTTAAGAGTAGTAAACCAGCCATATGGTACAGCAGGAACGTAAGTTCCTCCGGCAACACCTATCAGGCCTATGTCATCAGATTCAGAAAGTTGTGAGATAATTAATTTTCCCCAATTCACTGTAAGTAGATTCACATCTTCATGCAAAAACAATAGATACTCATATTTTGCTTTCTCTGCACCTTTATTATAAGCTTGGCAGAGCCCCATCAAACCGGGATTGTCTATTTTGATCAGCTCATATTCCACGCCACAGGTGGCTGCAATGTTTTGTTCAAGTGCAGTGTAATAGTGGGGCTGGTATGATGAGATGATGATGGAGAGCATTATATATTGTCAATTGCTTTATAGATTATTGTCATAGAATTTTCCTTTGAAAATTTATGAACATTGTCTTTAATTTTTAATAACGATTTTTCACGAAATATTTTATCATCGTGGGTTTTTATTATTATATCTGCAAATTGATCAATATCTAAATAATCTGCAAGCAAGTTAGTGCCATTCAAAAATTCTTCTACACCCCCAGAGTCTTTAAAACCAACAATTGGCTTGTTAAACTCTGCAGCTAAATGCATTACTAATGGAAAAGGAT contains:
- a CDS encoding glycosyltransferase gives rise to the protein MLSIIISSYQPHYYTALEQNIAATCGVEYELIKIDNPGLMGLCQAYNKGAEKAKYEYLLFLHEDVNLLTVNWGKLIISQLSESDDIGLIGVAGGTYVPAVPYGWFTTLKNARINILQHKKDGTKTLEKTFDASKEKVIPVDGVFLGMRKSIFNKFKFDENLKGYHGYDTEISLRVSTQYQNYVTSEILLEHYSKGNPDQKWLESNIYIRKKLGSSFNVKINRDLEYQMYERFVRDYFKSYPKNFLTVIKVLKFFPFFKIGRRKYLPLLKFTISQ